The following proteins come from a genomic window of Nicotiana tomentosiformis chromosome 12, ASM39032v3, whole genome shotgun sequence:
- the LOC138902331 gene encoding uncharacterized protein — protein sequence MKPPVLAAPILEKPLILYISAQERSVGALLVQENSEGKEKSLYYLSRMMTPNELNYSPIENLCLALVFSIQKLKHYFQAHVVRLKIYFDGAAHRGGAGAGVVFVTSQGEVLPYSFTLMQLCSNNVVEYQALILGLEMDVEMKRLKLQVFGDSQLVVNQLLGSYEVKKPELRPYHDYTKKLIGWLGDVIFQHVPRKENKKPDVLATLASSLTLPDQAQVTV from the exons atgaagcctccagtTTTGGCAGCCCCTATACTTGAAAAGCCGTTGATACTATAcatttcagcacaagaaaggtctgttggagcgCTGTTGGTccaagaaaatagtgaagggAAGGAAAAATCCCTTTAttacttgagcaggatgatgacaccaaatgagctgaattattcgccaattgaaaatttatgtttggcgctagtcttctcaatccaaaagttgaagcactactttcaagctcatgtcgtTCGTTTG AAGATatactttgatggtgctgcacatCGCGGAGGAGCTGGTGCTGGTGTAGTATTTGTCACCTCTCAAGGTGAAGTTTTGCCCTATTCTTTTACGTTGATGCAACTCTGCTCTAACAACGTTGTTGAGTATCAAGcattaatacttgggcttgaaatggatGTCGAAATGAAGCGGTTGaaattgcaagtctttggtgactctcagttagtggtcaatcagcttctaggtagttacgaggtcaagaagcctgaactacgcccatatcatgattacACTAAAAAATTAATAGGGTGGCTCGGTGATGTGATTTTTCAGcatgtgccaaggaaagaaaataagaagccTGATGTTTTAGCTACCCTAGCTTCGTCGTTAACCCTGcctgatcaagcgcaagttactgtCTGA